CGAGATAAATAGCAGCCACGCCACGTACTTGTTTCTCAgaattttatacaaatttttttggcCAGCTGATAAGAAGTCGCTGAACGTTGCCCAACACTACTAGCTGCATAAACGGTACTGACTTGGCTATGGTAACACtattaatttcaaattttatttcaaagacaATTTTAATCAAGCAAGATTTTAATTACCTTAATATAATTTTGAATGCccaataaataagaaaagctTACTctcaattattatcgttaagtacttttaaaataataacttcctgaagaaaattaagcagcaaaataaaattttgaattataaattataaaaaatagaatatatacattattatgtctttttttttttttgtaaaaataccAGTTGTATTATTATTACCTTTTAAAACTGTGAGCTTTTGGGCGCCAAAACTGACCTTCGACACACATGATTTGGCTCCAAAATTCAAATGCGCAGGCGCTCtccttaaacaaaaaataaaatataaatattgggGAGAACCTCTCCCAATTAGATACACACCATCGGAATTTTTCGTCAGTTGCTTTCGGAATAACACTTTGTTTATAGTCAATTAAAATGTGCTCGTGAATCTCTGGCAGAAAAACAGAATAGAAATGCAGTTTTTAAGCCTTTTATTGTCCACGTTGGCTGTGTTCTTGTCCAGGGAAGCAGTGGGATTGAAACTGCAGGCCAATGTGGGGGAACTGTTCACCTACAAGGTGGAACCGATGCTTTTCAACTGGACCCACCAGGTCATCAGCGAGCAGTTCCGCTACAGGCCATCCTTGAAGGGCTACCCCGATCTGCCCAGTTGGATGAGGTACATGTACAGCCATGAATACCATGCTGGATTTCTTTACGGCACTCCGCCCGAGTCCACAGCGGGCAAGGACGTCAACCTGGATGTGGTGGCTCTGAATCGTCAGAATTACGAAACACGTCGTGTGGTCATCCAGCTCTTTGTGGTCAACAAATTCCCCACGCCCAATATAGTCCAAATGAAGATCGATAATCTCAACTGGGTGCATCTGATGGATCCGGGGCGGGTCGAGAATCTGCGCAATATATTCCGAAAGGATCTGTGGCCGAACAGCAAGGAGGACCTGAGTGTGGTCTTTATGGAATCGGCTGTGAATATGGGAGGACGCCTGCCACTACGTCCCCAGCAACGAGAGGGGTAAGAAATGACTATATCCTTGAAATGGTTATCGGTATTATATTGCCATTTATAATTCCAGAGTCATCGTTCATGTGGGCAGCTTTGCCAAGTTCTCTCCCCGCCTGATAGAGCTCCAAGAGGAAGTGCGTCCTCTTTACAAATTGCCAACCTGCAATTACAAACGCACCTCCGTCCAGAAGATTTTCGAGAACGTGGGCTTCAAGCTGGATTGGTGTGCCTTCCGGATGGTGGGCGTGGAATCGCCCACGGAGATCCTCTACCATAGCGGCAAGCAGGGCGAACAGCAGGCGACGGAGGAGCACCGCCACCAGGACAGATGGATGGGCATTGCCCGAGAGGATGTCCCCGTGCGGAACTACATCGACGAGTTCGCCTTCTCCTTCGCTATTCCGGGCATGATTTTTGCAGTTTTGATCGGAATGTTGTCCGCTGTTTTGTGCTTCCAGCACGAGAAGTTGTGAGTTTTGTCTCCAGAAGaatatatctatttaatattattaattttgtcattatttaaatttgatatCTTGTGTTTCTTACGCTCTTCAGTTCCGATCCGCATTCTGAGTTTTTCTTTGccaacattttccacatctGCGAAGAGTCCTGTACGCCCAGCGTGCCCAGTGATTCTGGTTCTGATGATGGATCTGAGAGGTGACTTTTCCAAAGATCTACCTATCTATATATTAATTctgaaaactttattttagaaattttaattacCTCATACTTGCAGCTCTTTAAACTCGGAGTATCCCATGTCCTCCACTGTGCAGATGGTTCAGTGCTCGGACAGCAAGCCCACTCAGCCCATCACCACCCTGAAGAGCCTCAAGGATCCGAATTTTCTTCTGGACAATACAAGCATTCGATCTCAAAGGCAAGTCGAGCTCTTTATTAAAACATTCTACGAagaataataaattctttcttatttttttgcagtCCTAACAATAGCTTCTATCAGTTGGACTCCAGCATCTATGCCCGACCCAAGCCTCCTCCGTACAAGGGCGGCACCCTGGGCCGGAACGGAGTGGATATTTGACAAACATCCCCGCGAGTCCTCTACTGCTGAGAAGAGCGGGATTGGAGTCCATAATATAATGAAGCAATATCAAGGAGGAATAGAAAGCCACTGCATAAATAATAATCACACCTGCCGAACTAGACAAGCCATATCGAAATAATCCATTTATACGCTAAATCGAAACTGTAGCCAATTTACTTTTGCTGTTCAAGATTgagagcaaaaaaataaaatatcgttttttataatgagaaataaaaaggataaaaaatatatttatttttaaggtgaattttaaaaacaaacaagagcTTTATCCCATATGGGATATCAAAAgaagaactttttaaaaacCCCGCCTCTGTTGTTATCGATTACTTCTATTAATCGACATTCACCGCGAAAgctttttttgcatttgcaaTTTTGGCCGGTGATAATTAAACACTTGTATAGGAGAAAGTTTTTACAGTTTTTCCGCGTTAGACCGCTCAGAAGTTTTCGAAATGGCGCACGCCAAGGATGGAGGCGGTCTTGGTCTGGATCTTGAAACTCTGATCGACCGATATAAGGTGAACCTGCTCCAACTGATTTTCGGCACCTTCATCGCCACGATCGCCTTCTTCGGAGGATTAATGACCTTTGTGGAGCGCTATCTGCCCAATAGCATACGTCAGGCATTCCGTTATGGCAAGCACAGCTTCAAGGGTGAACTGGATCCGTTCATAGCCCATCTGGAGGTGCCCAAGTCATGGTTCAGGCACTTTTACATCTTTGCCGTGTTCTGGAGTTGGCTGGCCTTTTACATCATTACATCGACCATCCAGTCGGGAAAGGAGGCGCCGGAGTATGTCATGCGGTTTCTGGACTTCATGGCCGGCGGTCGGAGTCACCGGAAAGTAGAGACTGATTCCACCACGGCCCTGGTGGGCACTATCATGCTGACTCTGCAGTGCACCCGGCGTTTTTACGAGACCAACTTTGTGCAGATCTTCTCGAAGCAGAGCAAGATTAACCTATCCCACTATGTAGTTGGTTATGCCCACTACTTCGGCACCGTTATTGCCCTGATGTCGAACACCGCCGGCTTTGTGCGCGGCTCTCAGCCTATAGAGTTCACCATCGACAACTTGACTGGCCAGCAAATACTCTACCTCATCGTCTTCGGTCTGGCCTGGCAGCAGCAATACTCCAGCAACATGATACTCGTTAATCTGCGAACGGATCCACGGACTGGCCGGGTGAAAACCGAGAAGCATCTGGTGCCAAAGGGCGGCCTCTTCAATGTCATATCATCGCCGCACATGTCCCTCGAGATTGTTATGTACTTCTGCATCGCTGATCTTTTCATGCCGGTGCGCATTTGGCGGCTCATCTTTCTGTGGGTGGCCAGCAACCAGACCATCAATGCTCTGCTCACCCATCGCTGGTACCAGGAGACATTCCGAGATTATCCCAGAAATAGACGGGCCATCATTCCGTTCCTGCTCTGATTCGTTGGGAGACTGGACACAAAAGCATTTACgcatttttatacaaataattTAGTAGTGGAATTTATTAAAGAGAAGTTTTAcacgcacaaaaaaaatgtgtgcTCGCTGTGGATTTTTAACTACAAAACGATACGTTGGTTTTTTGGGAACTTGAACTGGACCAGGGCTGCAGTCGATTCTATTTAAACAAGAAACTGAAAGACGGAAAATTATAGTTAGTATCTGTTTTTTACAATTAATATTCCAGTGGGATATTACCTATAAGGATAGCCCTGCGCCTTGGATCGAAAAACGGATAGCAGGAAGGAGAAAAATACGGTTAGGAGAACCAATCCCGTCATGGCCATTATTCTGTTTTTGTTATGGCTCTTTGGAGTTCCCGATTCGATTAACAGAATCATTCCCAACACAATCATGGCATCTGAAaagtaaattttatattaaaatatatcctCATCCCTTTGTAGATTCAGTTTACTCACTCAGGAACATGACAATGTAGGTCTCCACCACCAGCTGACCCTGCGAGGATCCATGGATGTAGGCCACTCCACCGTTTTGAGACTTGTGCACCAGTGGCGGTCCGCGAATGTGATTCCACATTTGTCCTGAGATCATGGCGAAGCAGAAGAACACAGCAATGGCACCCCACAGGTTCTTGTTGTACAGGAACTCCAGGTTGTTGCGCCGAATGTATAAGAAGCTACCGACCAGAGCCACCAAGGTGATCATGGCCACAGTTCCAGAGTAGTTGGGTGGACGGAAAATACGGATTGTGATGTCAGTGCGTTCGGCAACGAACTTAGCAATGGAATCGGCGGCAAAACCGACGCGGTGGATGTCCATGGTGTCAGCGCCCTTGGGCTTTCCCTTGGCCGGGAAATGCATGAAGACGGGGGCAGTGTTCAGACGCAGCAGCTGGAATACCTCGGAGCCCTCGTCGAAATCCACCATAGCAAAGAAGAGCTTGTTGGAGTAGATGGAGGAGAAGCGGTACGAGTTGGCCACGATTTGGAACTCGTCATGGGCGTGTCGGCAAATCTGGCATTGCCTGGATGGCGCCAGCGCCGTCAGCATCACCACCATGGAATAGTTCCGCGGGGCATTTTTCACGTACTCCCTGAATTTGGGTCCGTTAAAGCGTAGCAGGGGCTTCTTCATGTTCATTTCCACCAAGTTTTGTACTTTCTCCGACAGCGATAAGCCCgtctaaaagaaaaacaaagggTGTTTAGTACAGAACCGGCAAACATTCCGGGAGCTCCAGAATCGTTCCCAAAAAAGTGACGTGGCCACCAACGAACCTTTGGTTTAGCCTGGGCGGCCGCGTAAATGGCGAAGACCAGCACCGCCAGCATAACGCTGAGCAGCGTCTTGTGTAGCAGCCTCATGATGCAGGCGATTCAGTTAATAATTTCGCTAATGTAAacgaaaaaattggaaaaaatgtttaatctAAAATATTTCCTGCGGCCGGCGCATTTACACGTTTACCAACCTTAACTTGAGTGTTGTCAGCACTGTCCATGCTGTATATGCCGGCACGATAGCCAGCTGCTCGATATGTACCATCACTAACAGTGATGctacaaataataaacaaaagaataaacaaatataGACATAGGTGTTCAAACAGGTTTAAAGATAAAGGACTTATCTTAATATAAATTAATGCtagcaagaaaataaaataatgtctttttaattaaattttaattagtgCAATCGATTTATTTACGCCTTGATTCCTCGGCTAATCCAGCCTTAAAGCCGCTAGAGCGACAGAACTATTGAATATcttttggttttagttttttggtgTTTGTATTTCTTCCGTGgcgttttcttttaaattttgatctgAAAAACTTagaaaaatagtaaataatTAGTTATATATTAAGAAAAGGGCCCTCTAATCATGAGTGATGTGCTGAAAAGCTCCCAGGAGCGTTCTCGGAAGCGACGCCTGCTTTTGGCCCAGACTGTGAGTTCTCCACAAAACAATTCATAAATTCTTTGTTAATAATGTGTATTTTTAGTTGGGATTGTCCAGCGTGGATGAGCTAAAGAAAGTACTGGGCAACGCCGAGGACACAAACAACAGCCGCCAACTGAATTCCAGTGGTCAGAGGGAAGATGACGATGCCGGCTCCTCCTCGTCGAAGAAAACGCACAGCGAAATAATCTACAGGGACTCCTCCACATTCCTGAAGGGCACCCAGTCCTCCAATCCGCACAATGATTACTGCCAGCACTTCGTGGACACGGGACAAAGGCCCCAGAACTTCATTCGCGATGTGGGTCTAGCGGATCGCTTCGAGGAGTATCCCAAGCTAAGGGAGCTCATTAAATTGAAGGACAAACTTATCCAAGACACGGCTTCGGCTCCCATGTATCTGAAAACGGATCTCAAAACTCTGGATGTGAAAACTTTGGGGACCAAGTTTGACGTGATTTTGATAGAACCGCCTTTGGAGGAATACGCCAGGGCAGCTCCTTCAGTGGCCACTGTGGGAGGAGCTCCAAGGGTTTTCTGGAACTGGGATGATATCCTGAGTAAGTAACGTGGAGTATATATCCTTGCACTTACTTAAACTCAATATATTGTAGATTTGGATGTGGGTGAGATTGCCGCCCATCGCTCGTTCGTGTTCCTGTGGTGCGGTTCGTCGGAGGGACTGGACATGGGCCGTAACTGCCTTAAAAAGTGGGGATTCCGGCGTTGCGAGGACATCTGCTGGATACGCACAAACATCAACAAGCCGGGCACTCCAAACAGCTGGAACCCAAGGCCGTCTTCCAACGCACAAAGGAGCACTGCCTGATGGGTATCAAGGGAACGGTTAGACGCTCCACCGACGGAGACTTCATCCATGCCAACGTGGACATCGATTTGATCATatcggaggaggaggagttcGGCAGCTTCGAGAAGCCCATCGAAATCTTTCACATAATCGAGCATTTCTGTCTGGGTCGACGACGTCTCCATCTTTTCGGCAGGGACTCGAGCATTCGTCCTGGCTGGTTAACCGTCGGCCCGGAGCTGACCAACTCCAATTTCAATTCGGAATTGTATCAAACGTATTTCGCTGAGGCTCCAGCTACGGGTTGCACCAGTCGGATTGAGCTTCTGCGGCCCAAGAGTCCTCCACCGAACAGCAAGGTCCTGCGGGGCAGAGGACGCGGTTTTCCACGTGGTCGTGGCAGGCCGAGATAACTGAATTTTTTACTCCAACTTTTATCAAGTGCACGTATTCGTAGCGTCTAAGTTCGACAATTAATTACTGTCTAAGAATAGGATTAAGATTAAAGActaaagcagcagcagcagcagaagacttcaaatattttgggtggatcgaaaattttatttatccaATTTCTTGGATAtctaaaaactaatttaaaatatagttaAAGCTACTATTTATAATAGTACTAGTTCTGTAGACTATGATGCTTGCTGAGGTGCCTCATGTAGATGTCCAGCTCATCCTCGCTGGATGCATCTTCCTTTTCTTCTGCCCGCTCGTCCAGTTCCTCCTCATCGTCACTGTCCTCGAAGTAGGCATCCTCCTCATCTTGCTCGATTTGCTTTAGATCATCCAGTTGGGCATTGTCATCCACGGCTGTGTAATCAAAGTCCTTATCCTCGCCACTCAGAAACCGTTCCTTCATCATGCTGAGGAACTCATTGCGCAGCAGTTCCCTCTCGCCAGGATTGTAGAACTCGGGGGTGGAGATCTTTGATATTTTGGAGGCATTTACAGCTGTCGAAATTTTACTCGTAGAACAAGCAATGGGCTCGTCATCGAAACCGCCCCATTGCTTCTGACAGGCGGCGGGTACTTCGAAATCTACAGATGGAGGCGTGGGAGCGGAGGCACTCTCCGCCACATCCTCCTCCGTTTCCTCTTGTTTCGAGCCTTCCAACAACTCGTCCCTTTGCtgtttttccaaggagttcatGAGTATTCCGGAGAAACTGGTGTTTCTCACATCGTAGCTGTCCCTGGCCTTTTTCTCCGCCTCTGTGAGGTATTGGCCGACCAACTCCTGGTAGAGCTCTGGCGCCCGCAGCATCATTTCGTGCTCACTGAAGTATTCGCCCTTCTCCAAGAGCTGTTGCATGGCATGGTATCTCCTGTTTTTTATGGAAACGGACCTGGTGCTAAGTTTCCTCCTGAAATCCTCTAAGAGTAGACACATCTCCTCCACATTCTCGTCTGGTTTGATGGGCTCTTTGATACCCAAATCTTGAAAGGATGTGAGTTGCCTGACATTCAGATAGCCCCCGAACCGGATAAGAAAGTTCTCgcgatttttttcaaaggaTTCCCGAGCTATTTGTTGCTTTTCCAGGATGGGCAGTTCTGGATCATCTATTTGCTGGGATTTGAAAATGATTTTGTTGTTCTCGGCCAGGGATTTAAAGATATCCATCAGTTCTGGTGGTAGCTCTGGGTTCTGGGCAGGGCCTTGAGCTTCTCCTTCGGTGTCGCCCTCGACGCCGGTTgtcatgttttattttataaacaaatttcaCGATTCTATgctaaataaaatgtaaacaaatgcTTCTTCTAGCCAATTGCCATTCACAGGGAAGGGAACAGACGTTCCGAAAGGGAAATAAAAcggtttttattaaaaagttggtaaaatattaattaaaaaggtTGTAtttagatttagaattaaagaagaatatatatattttttataaataataatataaaataaataatagagAATATGAAAACTGGAACCACCTTCCTAGACAATTTCATCAGCTGACATTCACAGGAAACTAAACCGCCAGCATAAGGCGCCTGCATTTTATAACGAACTTAATCAGCCCCGATTTGTTGTGctgtgtgtttgttttatCGCTGGCTAACCACCCACCCGCTCTATGGTGGTGCAACGATGACTAATTAGCTAAATTCATAACGCAGAACGAACAAGGAATCCCCGCTGTATTGGATCAAAATGACGATCGATTGGGGCGACTTCGCCTGGAACTGGACACAGTTCTGTCCCACGGGACTGACTCCCTTTGCCAATGACACCAACGATCTGCTGCCCTGCTTCCAGGAGACCCTGCTCCAGCTGCCAGTGTACACCATATTCGCCTCCATATCCGCCTACAATTTCGGCAATCAGCAACGTCAAGTTGCGCGCAATGGACTGCAGCTGCGAATGCTGTCGATCCGGACATTCCTGGCCATTGTCCTGGCACTGCTGCCGGTGGCGAAGCTTTTCGCTTTCAACGCCAAGGGCATCGAACTGCATGCCGTCGATGTGCTGGTCTCCAGCGCCGAGTGCATCATGTGGGTGGTGCACAGTGGTAAGTGCGGTTTTCCGGTTTCCCCAACGTGGTTTTCTTAAATTACACTCATTAGTCTGTTATCAAGTAATCCAACTTAGTAGCTATGAGTTCGATAAACCCCATACTATGCTTGGAAAGCCTTTCATAATATATGTAGGTTATTGTGCCTCTGATAAAACCTCGTTTGTTTATGTCTATATATAGAGTTTATTATCGAACTTCCGAGAATTATTTTGCCAGCATTTTTCAAGGAAAGACACAATTTTTGATCTCTGATCGATTGTAATTATTTCCTTGCAAAACCCCATAAAGTTCAAAAACATTTATGATCTTTTGTTGGCCGAGCAAATAAACCCCCAAGTCTGAACGATAAAAGATGGTTTTCTTTTGTCTCGTACCTGCTATTGTAGCTTCATGAACACCTCACTTAAAAAGAATTACTCATAAGCCTTAATATTGGAGAAAATCCCAGCTCTGAGCTAATCCACTTTCTTTTTCCTCGTCATAGGATTCCTCCTAACTGCCAGGCAATATGGAGAGCTGAGTCATCGGGGATCGCTGCTAATCAACGTGGTCTGGCTCACTGTGGTGGTGCTGGACGGTATCTGGCTGAGGACGAGCCGGCACTTTGACTGGTGGCCCTGGAGCTTGGTCACCATGATATGTGACCTTCTCTTCGCCTTGACTTTGGTCCCCAAAGGAAGTGCTGTCCATATCAGTGCCCCAAGAAGTCCCACCAACAGAGAGGATGAGGCATTGTTATCGCAGAGATACACTTACTTCCATTTCGATCTGAATGAGGGACACCTGGGACATGCCCAGGATGAAGCCAACTTGGGCTCGCGCTTCATCTTCCACTGGGTTCAACCGCTGATCTCCAAGGGAGTGGCCGGGAAACTCCGGAAAATCGAGGACCTCTTCGATCTGCCAGAGGCGTTGAACATCACCCGACTCAGCGAGAGATTGCACCTGGCCCTGTCCCAGTCGCAGAGCTTGTGGAAAGCGCTGCACAGGTGCTATGGCGTGGAGTTCTACCTGATTGGACTCCTCAGACTAATAGCCGATTTGAGTGGGTTTGCAGGACCCCTGCTGCTGGGCGGACTACTCAGGCAGGACCACCAGGACCCTTATCAAGTGTACTACTACGCCCTGGGCCTCTTTGGCAGCACCCTGCTCTCCGCTCTGTGCGCCACGCACTTTGATTGGCGCATGGCCATGGTCTCCATGAAGATGCGAGTGGGTGTGGTGAACTCCATTTATCGCAAGGCTCTGGAAGCCAGGGTCATCAAAGATTCCAAGCCGGACATGCTCAACCTCATGTCTACGGACACGGACAGAATCGTCAACTCGTGCATCAGCTTCCACTTCTTCTGGAGCATTCCCTTCAAGCTGTTCACCACATTGTACCTGCTATACCTTCAGCTTGGAGCTGCCTTCCTGGCGGGCGTTATCTTTGCCGCCCTCTTGATTCCCATCAACCGGTGGCTAGCCAAGAGGATCGGCATATATTCCAGTGGCCTGATGACTGCCAAGGATGCCAGGCTGTCGGCCACAACCGAAACCATGCAGGGAGCCAAGCAGATCAAGATCAATGCTTGGGAGGATATATTCATAACCAAGATTCGCGGCCTTCGCCAGGAGGAGCTTCGATTTCTGTCGAAGCGCAAGTACCTGGACGCCATGTGCGTATACTTCTGGGCCACCACTCCGGTGTTGATGTGCCTGCTTACCTTTGGAGTGTCGGTGTTGATGGGCAATCCCCTGATAGCTTCCACCACCTACACCAGCGTGGCCTTGCTTTACATGCTAATTGGTCCCTTGAACGCCTTTCCATGGGTATTGAACGGCCTCATCGAGGCCTGGGTCTCCATCAAGCGGGTGCAACAGCTCATGGATGTCCCCAATCTGGACTACTCCTCGTACTACAATCCCATCATGAGAGGAAGTGGCGGCTTAGTGGCTGGGGAAGATGCTCCATTAGATGCCCCCAAGGCCAGTGTCCTCCAGATGAAAAGCGCTAGTTTCACCCACAATACCGAAGATGATTCATCGCCCATGTCCTTCCATCTTAAGGATATAAATGTTGATATCAAGGCAGGGCAACTCATCTGCATCGAGGGCCCTGTTGGAGGAGGAAAGAGCAGTTTCCTCTCCGCCATAGTTGCCAACCTGCAGTGCATCGACGGCGAAGTTTGCGTTCAAGAGCTGACCACCGGGTTCGGCTATGTCCCCCAGTCCCCGTGGCTACAAAGGGGCACAATCCGGGAAAATATCGTCTGGGGCTCACAGTTTGACGAGCAGTGGTACAAGACGGTCCTGCATGCCTGTGCTTTAGAGGAAGACCTGCAGATCCTGGGTGGCGATCTCGTCGGAGTGGGAGAGAATGGAAGAACACTATCCGGTGGCCAGCGGGCAAGAGTGGCCTTGGCCAGAGCTGTTTACCAGGATAAAAAGAGTAACTTATAGTGCTATCTGATCTTCAAATAACGATATAACCTTTCTTACTTTCCAGTCTACCTTTTGGATGATGTTCTCTCCTCTTTGGACGCCCATGTGGCCAGGCACATCATCAAGTACTGCATACTACGCCTGCTAAAGCATAAGACCCGGATTGTGGTCACCCGAAGCGTCCAGTTGTTCTTCCACGCCAACCAAATACTCCAAATGAA
This region of Drosophila bipectinata strain 14024-0381.07 chromosome 2L, DbipHiC1v2, whole genome shotgun sequence genomic DNA includes:
- the Scgalpha gene encoding epsilon-sarcoglycan isoform X3; translation: MQFLSLLLSTLAVFLSREAVGLKLQANVGELFTYKVEPMLFNWTHQVISEQFRYRPSLKGYPDLPSWMRYMYSHEYHAGFLYGTPPESTAGKDVNLDVVALNRQNYETRRVVIQLFVVNKFPTPNIVQMKIDNLNWVHLMDPGRVENLRNIFRKDLWPNSKEDLSVVFMESAVNMGGRLPLRPQQREGVIVHVGSFAKFSPRLIELQEEVRPLYKLPTCNYKRTSVQKIFENVGFKLDWCAFRMVGVESPTEILYHSGKQGEQQATEEHRHQDRWMGIAREDVPVRNYIDEFAFSFAIPGMIFAVLIGMLSAVLCFQHEKFSDPHSEFFFANIFHICEESCTPSVPSDSGSDDGSERNFNYLILAAL
- the Scgalpha gene encoding epsilon-sarcoglycan isoform X2 gives rise to the protein MQFLSLLLSTLAVFLSREAVGLKLQANVGELFTYKVEPMLFNWTHQVISEQFRYRPSLKGYPDLPSWMRYMYSHEYHAGFLYGTPPESTAGKDVNLDVVALNRQNYETRRVVIQLFVVNKFPTPNIVQMKIDNLNWVHLMDPGRVENLRNIFRKDLWPNSKEDLSVVFMESAVNMGGRLPLRPQQREGVIVHVGSFAKFSPRLIELQEEVRPLYKLPTCNYKRTSVQKIFENVGFKLDWCAFRMVGVESPTEILYHSGKQGEQQATEEHRHQDRWMGIAREDVPVRNYIDEFAFSFAIPGMIFAVLIGMLSAVLCFQHEKFSLNSEYPMSSTVQMVQCSDSKPTQPITTLKSLKDPNFLLDNTSIRSQSPNNSFYQLDSSIYARPKPPPYKGGTLGRNGVDI
- the Scgalpha gene encoding epsilon-sarcoglycan isoform X1, with translation MQFLSLLLSTLAVFLSREAVGLKLQANVGELFTYKVEPMLFNWTHQVISEQFRYRPSLKGYPDLPSWMRYMYSHEYHAGFLYGTPPESTAGKDVNLDVVALNRQNYETRRVVIQLFVVNKFPTPNIVQMKIDNLNWVHLMDPGRVENLRNIFRKDLWPNSKEDLSVVFMESAVNMGGRLPLRPQQREGVIVHVGSFAKFSPRLIELQEEVRPLYKLPTCNYKRTSVQKIFENVGFKLDWCAFRMVGVESPTEILYHSGKQGEQQATEEHRHQDRWMGIAREDVPVRNYIDEFAFSFAIPGMIFAVLIGMLSAVLCFQHEKFSDPHSEFFFANIFHICEESCTPSVPSDSGSDDGSESSLNSEYPMSSTVQMVQCSDSKPTQPITTLKSLKDPNFLLDNTSIRSQSPNNSFYQLDSSIYARPKPPPYKGGTLGRNGVDI
- the LOC108126081 gene encoding polyprenal reductase, yielding MAHAKDGGGLGLDLETLIDRYKVNLLQLIFGTFIATIAFFGGLMTFVERYLPNSIRQAFRYGKHSFKGELDPFIAHLEVPKSWFRHFYIFAVFWSWLAFYIITSTIQSGKEAPEYVMRFLDFMAGGRSHRKVETDSTTALVGTIMLTLQCTRRFYETNFVQIFSKQSKINLSHYVVGYAHYFGTVIALMSNTAGFVRGSQPIEFTIDNLTGQQILYLIVFGLAWQQQYSSNMILVNLRTDPRTGRVKTEKHLVPKGGLFNVISSPHMSLEIVMYFCIADLFMPVRIWRLIFLWVASNQTINALLTHRWYQETFRDYPRNRRAIIPFLL
- the Ostgamma gene encoding tumor suppressor candidate 3 translates to MRLLHKTLLSVMLAVLVFAIYAAAQAKPKTGLSLSEKVQNLVEMNMKKPLLRFNGPKFREYVKNAPRNYSMVVMLTALAPSRQCQICRHAHDEFQIVANSYRFSSIYSNKLFFAMVDFDEGSEVFQLLRLNTAPVFMHFPAKGKPKGADTMDIHRVGFAADSIAKFVAERTDITIRIFRPPNYSGTVAMITLVALVGSFLYIRRNNLEFLYNKNLWGAIAVFFCFAMISGQMWNHIRGPPLVHKSQNGGVAYIHGSSQGQLVVETYIVMFLNAMIVLGMILLIESGTPKSHNKNRIMAMTGLVLLTVFFSFLLSVFRSKAQGYPYSFLFK
- the Mettl14 gene encoding LOW QUALITY PROTEIN: N(6)-adenosine-methyltransferase non-catalytic subunit METTL14 (The sequence of the model RefSeq protein was modified relative to this genomic sequence to represent the inferred CDS: inserted 1 base in 1 codon), producing MSDVLKSSQERSRKRRLLLAQTLGLSSVDELKKVLGNAEDTNNSRQLNSSGQREDDDAGSSSSKKTHSEIIYRDSSTFLKGTQSSNPHNDYCQHFVDTGQRPQNFIRDVGLADRFEEYPKLRELIKLKDKLIQDTASAPMYLKTDLKTLDVKTLGTKFDVILIEPPLEEYARAAPSVATVGGAPRVFWNWDDILNLDVGEIAAHRSFVFLWCGSSEGLDMGRNCLKKWGFRRCEDICWIRTNINKPXHSKQLEPKAVFQRTKEHCLMGIKGTVRRSTDGDFIHANVDIDLIISEEEEFGSFEKPIEIFHIIEHFCLGRRRLHLFGRDSSIRPGWLTVGPELTNSNFNSELYQTYFAEAPATGCTSRIELLRPKSPPPNSKVLRGRGRGFPRGRGRPR
- the LOC108125969 gene encoding coiled-coil domain-containing protein 97, which codes for MTTGVEGDTEGEAQGPAQNPELPPELMDIFKSLAENNKIIFKSQQIDDPELPILEKQQIARESFEKNRENFLIRFGGYLNVRQLTSFQDLGIKEPIKPDENVEEMCLLLEDFRRKLSTRSVSIKNRRYHAMQQLLEKGEYFSEHEMMLRAPELYQELVGQYLTEAEKKARDSYDVRNTSFSGILMNSLEKQQRDELLEGSKQEETEEDVAESASAPTPPSVDFEVPAACQKQWGGFDDEPIACSTSKISTAVNASKISKISTPEFYNPGERELLRNEFLSMMKERFLSGEDKDFDYTAVDDNAQLDDLKQIEQDEEDAYFEDSDDEEELDERAEEKEDASSEDELDIYMRHLSKHHSLQN